The following proteins are encoded in a genomic region of Lemur catta isolate mLemCat1 chromosome 10, mLemCat1.pri, whole genome shotgun sequence:
- the LOC123646174 gene encoding 40S ribosomal protein S20-like: MAFKDTGKTPVEPEVAIHRIRITLTSRNVKSLEKVCADLISGANEKNLKVKGPVRMPTKTLRITTRKTPCGEGSKTWDRFQMRIHKRLIDLHSPSEIVKQITSITIEPGVEVEVTIADA, translated from the coding sequence ATGGCTTTTAAAGACACCGGAAAAACACCCGTGGAGCCGGAGGTGGCGATTCACCGAATAAGAATTACCCTAACCAGCCGCAACGTAAAGTCTTTAGAGAAGGTGTGTGCTGACTTGATCAGCGGCGCAAACGAAAAGAACCTCAAAGTGAAAGGACCAGTTCGGATGCCCACCAAGACTTTGAGAATCACTACAAGAAAAACTCCTTGTGGTGAAGGTTCTAAGACTTGGGACCGCTTCCAGATGAGAATCCACAAGCGACTCATTGACTTGCATAGTCCTTCTGAGATTGTTAAGCAGATTACTTCTATCACTATTGAGCCAGGAGTGGAGGTTGAAGTCACTATTGCAGATGCTTAA